A single Antechinus flavipes isolate AdamAnt ecotype Samford, QLD, Australia chromosome 5, AdamAnt_v2, whole genome shotgun sequence DNA region contains:
- the LOC127564603 gene encoding olfactory receptor 2A5-like: protein MWKNQTLITEFILLGFPVRPEIQIFLFVIFSLFYAITLLGNGIILGLICLDSHLHIPMYFFLSHLAIVDMSYASNNVPKMLVNLLNKDRGISFAPCIMQIFLYLAFALVECFILVVMSYDRYVAICHPLRYTVILSWRLCITLTIISWAFSFLLALVDVILVLRLPFCGPREVNHFFCEILSVLKLACADTRLNQLFIFTSCVFILVGPLCLVLISYMRILYAILKIQSGEGRKKAFSTCSSHLCVVGLFYGIGIILYMTPKTSHPEEQQKILSLFYSLINPMLNPLIYSLRNAEVKGALRRVLGKKKQSQNM from the coding sequence atgtggaaaaatcaaACACTGATCACAGAGTTTATCCTTCTGGGATTTCCCGTCAGGCCAGAAATACAGATATTCCTCTTTGTGATCTTCTCCTTGTTTTATGCTATCACTCTTCTGGGGAATGGCATCATCCTGGGACTCATCTGTCTGGACTCCCATCTCCATATTCCCATGTACTTCTTCCTCTCACATCTGGCCATTGTCGACATGTCCTATGCCTCAAACAACGTACCCAAGATGCTTGTGAACCTACTGAATAAGGACAGAGGCATCTCCTTTGCTCCCTGCATTATgcagatttttttgtatttagctTTTGCCCTTGTGGAGTGTTTTATCTTGGTGGTGATGTCCTATGATCGTTATGTAGCAATCTGCCATCCTCTCAGATATACTGTCATCCTGAGCTGGAGACTGTGCATTACTCTGACCATCATTTCCTGGGCATTCAGCTTCCTCCTTGCTCTGGTCGATGTGATTCTCGTTCTGAGGCTGCCCTTCTGCGGACCCCGGGAAGTCAACCACTTCTTCTGTGAGATCCTGTCTGTGCTCAAGCTTGCTTGTGCTGATACTAGACTTAACCAGCTATTTATCTTTACATCCTGTGTGTTTATCCTAGTTGGACCTCTCTGCTTAGTTCTGATTTCCTATATGCGCATTCTCTATGCCATCCTGAAGATCCAgtctggggaaggaagaaagaaagcattctCTACCTGCTCCTCCCACCTCTGTGTAGTTGGGCTCTTCTATGGTATTGGCATCATACTATACATGACCCCCAAAACCAGCCATCCTGAGGAGCAGCAGAAAATCCTCTCCCTATTTTATAGCCTCATTAACCCTATGCTGAATCCCCTGATCTACAGCCTGAGGAATGCAGAGGTGAAGGGTGCTCTGAGAAGAGtgttggggaagaaaaaacaatCCCAAAACATGTGA